Sequence from the Thermocaproicibacter melissae genome:
TTCCCCTTTTTTTACGGGAAGCAGGCGTTTACTCTGCTGGATTAAGCCATCGTGAAGCAAAGCGGCGGAAGTTGTGTAGTTGCTGGTATCGAGTCCGAGAACATCAGGCATTTTTGTTCCCGGCCTCCTTTGCCGCAGAACCGAGGACACCATTCACAAACGGCGCATCTTCTGCCCCGCCGTATTTCTTGGCGAGTTTTACCGCCTCATTGATGGAAACGCTCACCGGAATATCTTCTTCATATTTCATTTCATAGATGGCAAGACGAAGAATCGCCAGAGATACACGTGACAGTCGGTTCATCGTCCACCCGCGGATATATTTGCTGATTACTTCATCCAGTTCTGCCTCGTGATCTTCTACACCTTGAGCGAGCTTT
This genomic interval carries:
- the nusB gene encoding transcription antitermination factor NusB, with amino-acid sequence MNRTKSREQAFILTFERSFSHDTIENIIDVSETSHSIHIEEFAEKLAQGVEDHEAELDEVISKYIRGWTMNRLSRVSLAILRLAIYEMKYEEDIPVSVSINEAVKLAKKYGGAEDAPFVNGVLGSAAKEAGNKNA